A part of Anabas testudineus chromosome 7, fAnaTes1.2, whole genome shotgun sequence genomic DNA contains:
- the otud3 gene encoding OTU domain-containing protein 3: MSRKQTSKPVRSNKKSELERKRDERAARRAIVKDRKNRPQDGDEGAEFVSFSNQLQALGLKLREVPGDGNCLFRALGDQLEGHSRGHLRLRQETVQYMMSHRQDFEPFVEDDVPFAQHLSNLSQPGTFAGNDAIVAFARSQQVKVVIHQLNTPLWEINGAEKQVCRELHIAYRYGDHYDSVRRTGDNSESPAQLRIESLQNSHGQQRVFGDGQRDSRKNPSPTALEEDNVILSSIKNRGIQGVEENLLQLSAATINAEWLVGSMLDQSCQGQCASGSCSSCRAAATECSEQKQSVEGSNVQKTKVSNKQRKEQQRQEKKKRQEERHRQKFLQSKGGQDQNQNLPEAVTLVPALNTLSI; the protein is encoded by the exons ATGTCTAGGAAACAGACGTCAAAACCTGTGCGgagcaataaaaaaagtgaactCGAACGCAAGAGGGATGAGAGGGCAGCACGTCGGGCCATTGTAAAAGATCGCAAAAACCGGCCTCAAGATGGTGATGAAGGGGCAGAGTTTGTCAGTTTCTCCAATCAGCTTCAGGCACTGGGGCTCAAGCTTAGAGAAGTGCCTGGGGATGG AAACTGTCTGTTCAGAGCTCTAGGTGACCAGTTAGAGGGTCATTCTCGGGGTCACCTGCGGCTTCGCCAGGAGACGGTTCAGTATATGATGTCCCATCGACAAGACTTTGAACCATTTGTTGAGGATGACGTGCCCTTTGCACAACATT TGTCCAACCTCTCTCAACCTGGTACATTTGCTGGCAACGACGCTATTGTGGCTTTTGCACGCAGTCAACAAGTGAAAGTGGTCATACATCAGCTGAACACACCGCTGTGGGAG ATAAATGGTGCAGAGAAGCAGGTGTGCAGAGAACTGCATATCGCCTACCGCTATGGAGATCACTATGACAGTGTGAGGCGGACTGGAGACAACTCGGAGAGTCCTGCTCAGCTCCGCATAGAG AGTCTGCAGAATTCACATGGACAGCAACGTGTGTTTGGCGATGGCCAGAGGGACAGTCGGAAAAACCCTTCCCCCACAGCCTTAGAGGAGGACAATGTGATCCTGAGCTCCATCAAGAATCGAGGAATCCAGG GTGTTGAAGAGAACTTGCTCCAGCTGAGTGCAGCTACCATCAATGCTGAATGGCTTGTTGGCTCCATGTTAGACCAGTCCTGCCAGGGCCAGTGTGCCTCAGGATCTTGCTCATCCTGCCGAGCTGCAGCCACAGAGTGCAGTGAGCAGAAACAATCAGTAGAGGGCAGCAACGTACAAAAAACCAAG GTATCTAACAAGCAGAGGAAGGAGCAGCAGcggcaagagaagaagaagcgTCAGGAGGAGAGGCATCGGCAGAAGTTTCTCCAGAGCAAAGGAGGCCaggaccagaaccagaacctgCCAGAGGCTGTTACTTTGGTACCAGCTCTCAACACTCTCAGTATATAG
- the bcas2 gene encoding pre-mRNA-splicing factor SPF27: MAGTASVAGEVFVDALPYFDQGYDAAGVREAAAALVEEETRRYRPTKNYLSYLPTPDFSAFETEIMRNEFERLAARQPMELLSMKRYELPAPSSGQKNDITAWQECVNNSMAQLEHQAVRIENLELMSQYGTNAWKVYNDNLAFMIEIAQKELQKFRKQIQDLNWQRKNDQLAGGGKLRELESNWVSLVSKNYEIERAIIQLENEMTQLRQQQGDENKENIRQDF; encoded by the exons ATGGCCGGTACGGCGTCAGTAGCTGGAGAAGTGTTCGTTGATGCATTACCATATTTTGACCAAGGTTATGATGCAGCAGGCGTTAGAGAAGCG GCTGCAGCTTTGGTAGAGGAGGAGACCAGAAGATACAGACCTACCAAAAATTACCTGAGCTACCTGCCCACACCTGACTTCTCTGCGTTCGAG ACAGAGATTATGAGGAATGAATTTGAGCGGCTTGCGGCTCGTCAGCCCATGGAACTGTTGAGCATGAAGAG ATATGAGCTGCCAGCACCCTCATCCGGACAGAAGAACGACATTACAGCGTGGCAGGAGTGTGTGAACAACTCAATGGCCCAGCTGGAGCACCAGGCAGTCCGCATTGAGAACCTGGAGCTCATGTCACAATATGGAACCAACGCGTGGAAAGTCTACAACGA tAACTTGGCCTTCATGATTGAGATAGCGCAAAAGGAACTTCAGAAATTCAG GAAACAAATACAAGACTTAAACTGGCAGCGAAAAAATGACCAGTTGGCAGGTGGAGGCAAACTGCGAGAGCTGGAGTCAAA CTGGGTGTCTCTAGTCAGTAAGAACTACGAAATTGAGCGGGCCATCATCCAGCTGGAGAACGAAATGACTCAGCTCAGACAACAGCAGGGGGATGAGAACAAGGAGAACATCAGACAGGACTTCTAG